The following is a genomic window from Micrococcus cohnii.
CTCATGCCGGCCTCACGCGATCGCGGCCAGGTGCGCACGGCGCAGCGTGCGAGCGAAGTCCAGGGCCTCGTCGACGGCCTGCTGCCCATCGGCATCAGCGGCGACGCGGATGACCAGGTCCTCCCGAGTGCTCGTGCCGGTGTAGCCGTGGTCCGCTTCGCACTGCGGATCGGCGCAGCCGGCCGGCTGCAGGTCCAGGCGCTGGCCGCCGGCCCACTGGAGGGCCACCGTCATCTCCGCCACCGGGTCGCTCGGACGGAATCGTTCGGGGTGGGCGTGGCCGGTCGTGATGACCACGGAGCGGATCGCGTGCAGCGGCACCAGCTCCGTCGAGACCTGCGCGAGCACCTGCCGCCCGTCGGCGTCGAGGGGCTGGTCGTCCAGATGAGCGGCCACCACGACGTCCTCGCAGACACCGAGCACGGTGCTGTGGCGGTGAATCTCGTCATAGTCGAAGTGCGTGTCCACGTGCACCAGGTGCGAGAGGATCCGTCGCCCGTCCAGCTCCTGGTCCAGCGCATGCGACACGAGCTCGGGGTAGAAGCCCGCCT
Proteins encoded in this region:
- a CDS encoding DUF5998 family protein codes for the protein MIKPFRSESPCPSSLEAALLKAGFYPELVSHALDQELDGRRILSHLVHVDTHFDYDEIHRHSTVLGVCEDVVVAAHLDDQPLDADGRQVLAQVSTELVPLHAIRSVVITTGHAHPERFRPSDPVAEMTVALQWAGGQRLDLQPAGCADPQCEADHGYTGTSTREDLVIRVAADADGQQAVDEALDFARTLRRAHLAAIA